The Salinivibrio kushneri genomic interval TCATCTGCATCCCACCTGGCGCCAAGTACGCGTGCCCGGGTTTGAGGGTGTCACCATCTTTCGCTTCAACGACCGTAATTTTGCTCAGCCCATTGAGGCGCTGTGCAAATGCCGATGTAAATGTCGCCGGCATGTGTTGAATCAAAATAATCGGCAGCGGAAAGTTAGCGGGCAATTTGGTGAGTACTTTTTGCAGCGCAACAGGCCCCCCAGTCGACGTGCCAATTGCCATCACTTGGTAACGTTTCCCTGTCGCGGTAAATCGCGCTGGCGCCTTGGACGACGAACTCGTCCCCACCGCGGGGCGTGACGCTGGGCGCGCGGGCGTACGTACACCGCCCGCTGGCGACGCTGTTTGCCCAGTACCGCTAGTGGACGCTGGACGTGTGGCGCGTCGAAGTAACGGCCGTTTACGCGCAATTTCGAGTACACGCTGTTGCAGTAAACTGGTCGCTTCTTCGCGGTTACGAGCAATATCCTCGAACTTTTTAGGAAGAAAGTCGAGCGCGCCGGCCTCAAGCGCATCCAACGTGGCTTTCGCCCCGTCATGCGTCAGCGATGAAAACATTAGAATCGGTGTTGGCGTTTGCGCCATGATTTGACGCACCGCCGAGATACCATCGAGTACTGGCATCTCCACATCCATAGTGACAACATCTGGCTTCAGTTGCGCGGTTTTTTCTACAGCCTCTTTACCATTTACCGCGCTATCAATGACCTCCATTCTCGGGTCGGCATTGATGATTTCACTCACGCGGCGACGGAAGAAGCTGGAGTCATCTACCACCAATACTTTTACTGCCATGGGCGTCCTTTTCTCAAATTAACCTGCGTAGTGTTTCAACAGGTTGGGCACATCCAGAATTAATGCAATATGGCCATCACTGGTGATGGTGGCCCCTGCCATTCCGGGTGTTCCTTGAAGTAGTTCGTCAAGCGGCTTGATGACCACTTCCTCTTGACCAAACAAGGTGTCTACTACAAACGCAATGCGTTGATGCGCGATTTGCACGATCACCACGTGGCCTTTGGTTTTATCGATATCGGTTGCGCTTCTGCACAGCCAATCTTGCAAGAAGAAAATCGGGATGGCTTTGTCTCGAACAATCAAGGTAAGCTGCCCATCCACCGTGTTGGTTTTGGACATGTCCAAGCTGATAATTTCACTGACATTCGACAGCGGGAAGGCAAACGGATTTTCACCAACGCCTACCATCAAGGTTGGCAATATTGCCAGCGTCAATGGCACCTTGATTTCCAGGACTGTCCCTCGACCTAACTCAGAGTCGATATTAATAGAACCGTTGAGCTTGGTGATGCCAGTTTTAACCACATCCATCCCCACACCCCGGCCAGAGATATCAGAGACTTCTGTTTTGGTCGAGAACCCGGGCGCAAAAATCAGGTTGTAGGCTTCATTATTCGTGAGGCGTGCCGCCGCTTCTGCATCAAGTACACCGCGCTCAACCGCGATGCTCTTTAACTTCTCAGCATCCATGCCTCCGCCATCATCAGCGATGGTGAGAAGAATATGGTCCCCTTCCTGCGACGCTTTTAGGGTGATAGTACCGACTCGAGGTTTGCCTGCTTTCTCGCGTTCATCAGGCATTTCAATACCGTGATCCACCGAGTTACGTACTAAGTGGACCATAGGATCCGCTAGGGCCTCGACCAGGTTTTTATCTAGGTCGGTCTCTTCGCCCTGCATTTCCAAGACAATTTCTTTTTCCAAGCTACGCGATAAATCACGCACCACTCGGGGAAAGCGGCCAAATACTTTTTTGATTGGCTGCATACGCGTTTTCATCACCGCGCCTTGCAAGTCGGCGGTGACCACGTCTAGGTTGGTGACCGCTTTGGCCATGCTTTCATCGTTACTGCTTTGGCCCAGACTCACTAAGCGGTTACGCACCAATACCAATTCACCGACCATATTCATAATGCCGTCAAGCGTGGAGGTATTGACTCGCACGGTTTGCTCTTGCTGAGGCGCGGCTGGTGGCTTTTTCTCTGGCGCTTTTTCTGCCGCCGCAGGGGCTTTGCCGCCCGCGCCTGCACTTTTCGGTGTGCTTTCTTTGGCTGGTTCTGGCTTGCTCGCTTTTTTAGCTGGGGCGGCAGGTTCAGGTTTAGGCTCAGGCTTAGCTTGCGCATCTACCTTGTCGGCATCCGCTTTCGCTTTATCCGCCTCAGCGGCGGGCCCTTTGCCTTTACCATGCAAATCATCCAAGAGCTTTTCGAACTCGTCATCATCAATCAGCTCATCACTACCTGACTGTGATGCCGACGTTGACGCATCAGACGCCGCGGGGGCCGCGGGGGCCGATTCCTCTCCCTCACTTGGCGAGGCAGCAGGCCCTTTACCTGCACCGTGCAAGTCATCTAGCAGCTTTTCGAACTCATCGTCGGTAATATCGCCGCTGTCAGCCTCGGTACTTTCTACCACTTCAGGCTTTTCTGATGATTGGGTGTCAGACGCTGTGGGGGCTTTTCCCTCACCATGGAGCTGATCGAGCAGTTTGTCGAATTCATCTTGGGTGATCTCATCCACGGAGTCGCCACTGATCGCACCGTCATCCTGACTCGCTGCGTCACTGGCGGGCGTCTCAGGTTCTGGCTCGGGATCGGGTTCAGGGGCCGGTTCTGGCTCAGGATCGGGTTCAGGGGCTGACGCTTCTGCCGCCGCTTCATCTTCACTGGCAGGCTTGGCATAGCGGTGAAGTGCTTCGAGCAAGGCACCATCGGCTGGCACAGGCTCTTCGCGATTTTGTACCGCAGCGAATTGATCATTCACGGTATCCAGTGCCTGCAAAATGGTATCCATCACATCCGATGTCAACTCACGTCCGTGATTACGCAAGTTATCAAAGACGTTTTCAGCACCGTGGCACGTATCGACCAACGCATTTAAGCCAAGAAAGCCCGCGCCACCTTTTACGGTGTGGAAGCCGCGAAAAATACTGTTTAGTAAGTCTGCGTCATCAGGGGCACGCTCCAAATCGACCAGCTGCTCAGACATCTGCTCGAGGATCTCTCCCGCTTCAATCAAAAAGTCCTGAAGGATTTCTTCATCCATCTCAAAGCTCATAGCGCACCTCTAAAAACCCAAACTCGATAATAAATCGTCAACATCATCTTGGCTGTGAACCACGTCATCGCGCTCTTCAGGGTGAATCACAGGACCCTCAGGGGCTGACTTATCGGTGGTATCATCTACTTTTTTCGCCGATGCTGCGTCAATCGCAGCGCTCTCCATGCCAAAGGCCGTCAGTATTTCAACCAGCTGTTGCTCAACTTCTTGCACCAATTCAATCACGCGCCGAATCACTTGGCCGGTTAAGTCTTGAAAGTCTTGTGCCATGAGGATTTCAGTCAGGTGCGCGTGCAATTCCGTCGCGCCCCCTTCTACTTGGGTCAAGAGTTCGTCAATGTTGTGGCACAATGACTTGAACTCATCCAAGGCAATCTCACCGCGCATCAGGCTGTTCCAGTTGGGACGAACGGCTTGCAAGTTGTCTTGTAGCTCGCTCGCGATTGGCATGGTTCGTTCAACCGAATCCATGGTTTTGTTGGCGGCCAATTCGGTTTTCTGCATGACATACGTGAGCCTGTCGCGAGCGTCAGGGATATCCACGTTGGCCAAATCACTCACTCTAGGATCCAAACGAAAGTCAGTAATCGAGTCATGTAATTGGCGGGTGAGCTTTCCCACTTCATTAAACAGTGGGTCACGCGCTTCTTTCGCTATCTCGGTAAGAAGCGTATTAGCGTTATCTTGCTCTCCGTTTTCAAGATACGCGACCAATTGTTTCGCTTGGTCCAGATTGATCATGGCGGTTCCTTCTTACTGTGCGCTTACTGTTTACATACGCTCGAAAATTTTGTCGAGCTTCTCTTTCAACGTAGCGGCAGTAAAAGGTTTAACAATGTAACCATTCACCCCTGCTTGCGCGGCTTCTACAATCTGCTCGCGCTTCGCCTCAGCGGTGATCATCAATACAGGCAGGTGCTTAAGATCGCCGTCTTTACGGATTTCTTTAAGCAAATCGATCCCCTGCATACCAGGCATATTCCAATCGGTCACGACAAAATCAATACCGCCTTTTTTGAGGATTGGCAGCGCGGTTAAGCCGTCATCCGCTTCAACGGTATTGTTGAAACCTAAGTCACGAAGAAGATTCTTTACGATACGGCGCATTGTTGAAAAATCATCAACAACGAGAATTTTCATGTTTTTATCCAAGGTTGCCTCCGGTGAGGTCTCGTTTTATTGTCGAAACAGTTACTTACTCACTATGCCAAGCGGATAGCTTAGCTCTCAAACGTTGCGTAGCCTGACTTTGAATCTGACAGACCCGGGATTCGCTGACCCCTATCACTGCGCCTATCTCTTTGAGGTTTAATTCCTCATCATAATAAAGAGATAGCACTAGTGCCTCTCTTTCAGGAAGACTTTTGATCGCCGCCGCTAACGCAGCTTTGAAACTGTCTTCCGCAACACCCTGAAAGGGAGTGTTGTCGTTACGATGGCTCTCTGTTGTGAATGCATCTTCAGAGACGCCCAGATCATCCATCCCGATCAAACGCCCACAGTTTACATCGTTAAGCGCCTGATGATACTGCTCTAAGCTCATATCAAGCTTTTCAGCCACCTCCACGTCGGTTGGATCCCGACCTAACGCTTTTTCTAGTGATGCGATGGCATCACTGATTGAACGACTCGCCTTGTGGACAGACCGTGGCACCCAGTCACCGCGGCGCATATCATCCAGCATAGCACCGCGAATTCGAATACCGGCATAAGTTTCAAAACTCGCCCCTTTAGAAGGGTCATAATTTTGCTGTGCCTCAAGGAGGCCGACCATACCAGCTTGGATCAAATCTTCTACTTGAACACTCGGTGGCAAGCGCCCCATCAAGTGATGCGCGATGCGCTTGACCAAACTCGAATAACGCTCAAGTACCGCTTGGCGATCTGCCCCTGTGCGGCTATACGTGAGCGCTCTATTCACGAATTAACTCTCCTGCGTCATCATTTTTGATCAGCAACCGCTCAACAAAAAACTCCAGATGGCCTCCCGGATTTCGCGGCACCGGCCAGGTCAGCGCTTTGTTCGCCAACGCACTCATCGCCAATGATGCGGGCGAGCGAGGAAATGCGTCAATGACAACTTTTTGTTTTCTCACTGCTTGCCTCACCCTTTCGTCAACGGGAACACATGCTACTAATTCTAGATTAGCATTGAGAAACCTTTCAGTGACTCGCGTTAATTTTGTGAACAAGTCTCGTCCTTCACGGTAGCTTCTGACCATATTTGCAACAACTTTAAAGCGTGTCACACCATGCTCACGGCTGAGTACTTTAATCAATGCATACGCATCAGTAATTGATGTAGGTTCATCACAGACCACAATGACGACATCTTGTGCGGCGCGCGAAAAGCTCAGTACCATGTCTGAAATCCCCGCGGCAGTATCCACTAAGAGTACATCAACCTCTTCTTCGAGTGTACCAAAAGCGCGAATTAAACCAGCATGTTGCGCCGGTGTTAGCTCTGTCATACCTTGAAGACCAGACGATGCAGGTACGATTTTCATACCGTGCGGACCTTCGAGAATAATATCTTTCAGATCACAGACGCCTTGAAGCACATGAGACAGATTCTTACCCGCTCTTAGGCCAAGTAACACATCCACATTGGCGAGACCAAGGTCGGCATCTAGCACCATGACCTTTTTACCTTGGCGGGCCATAGACGCGGCCATTCCCAGTGTGACATTGGTTTTCCCTACGCCACCTTTTCCCCCGGTTACGGTAATAACCTTGGTGCGTGACGGATTGGTTAAACGGCGCAGGCCGCTTGCTTGATCTTGCATGCTTGTCTCAATCATAAAAGTCCGCCCCATTCGACTCTGGGACATCACTGTTCCAGAAGTGACTGTGCTGATCCGCACCTGATTCCAACATGTCGCTGGCTTTTGCAACCAGGAACTGTCCCGTGGCTTGGCGGATATCTTCCGGCACACGTTGCCCGTCGGCTAAATAGGCCACAGGCAGGGCATTTTCGATGGTGACACACAACAGTTCACCGAGGCTGAGCGATTCATCGAGTTTGGTCAGAACACATCCCGATAACGGGATACGGCGAAAATGTTCAATGGTTTCTTGTAAAACGCGGCGTTGTGACGTCGCTGGTAACACCAGCAGGCTACGGATATGGGAGCCACTGTTTTGCATCAGGGTATCGAGCTGTTCCGACAAGCGAAGATCACGCTGCCCCATTCCAGCGGTATCTAGCAATATCAAGCGTCTATGACGCAGCTGATAAAGGATGTCGGCAAGTTCATCAGCATCTTTAGCCACTTTAACAGGACAGCCAAGGATACGGCCGTATGTGGCTAACTGCTCATGGGCACCGATACGGAATGTGTCTGTGGTCACCAAGGCAATATCTTCAGGGCCAAACTCCATCGCGGCTCGCGCCGCCAGCTTGGCAATCGTGGTGGTTTTTCCTACCCCAGTCGGACCCAGCAGTGCAATCACCCCGCCAGTTTCTAGCATATTCTCATCAACCGTGATCACCTGATCCGCCACTAGGTCAAGGAGCGCTTGCCACGCCTCATTCGGTGGTGTCTCTTCTGGAATATAACAGGCCAATTGATCCGCTAGCTCGGACGAGAGTCCCATGCGCTCTAGGCGTTTGATGAGCATGGCGCGCAGCGGCTCTCGCCGCTCTACCTCTTGCCACATCAGCCCCGACAATTGATGCTCTAACAGGCTTCTAATGGAGGCCATTTCTTGACGCATTGCATCAATTTCTTGATGCGAAGCCTGAGATTGACGCCCCTCAAACCGAGAGGGATCAAGCTTCGGTTTTGGTGGAGAAGCGGCCCCGCCATTGGGTTTGGTGGTGGTATTTTGCCAGTCCGAGCGGTTGTTGCTTTTTAGCTGGCGACGCGGCTCATAACCGCGCCCTAGCGCGGCAGGCCGATCGTCAGCCCCTGATGGCGATGAGCGCCGTGCTGGCTGCTTTTGTTGACGTTGTAGCAAGGCGCTCAGCGAGTCAGCTTCTGTTTCTGGTTCGGCTGGCTGAGATTGTTCACGGTACTCGTCCAGCATCGCGGAAAAGCGAGGTGGGCGCTTAGTATGACTGTTTTGACGACTACCTGCCTGTTGCCGTTGACGCAGTTGCACTTGATCATCCGCCAGTTGGCGGTGCGCCTGAGAATAAGCCTGAGCAGATTGTTGCTGCGCGTTTGGGGCGGGCTTATCAGGCATTGGCTCTGTATCCGCATCAACCGCCGCGACAATTTCTACGCCGCCAGTCACTTTTTTGTTAGACATGATCACCGCATCAGCGCCAAGTTCTTCTTTCACTTGGCTTAATGCTGCTCTCATATCCTTTGCAAAAAAACGTTTTATTTTCAAAGCACTGCCCTACTCATAAACGATGTTAATTGTTGCCAACCGCATTGACGATACGAATTTGTTTTTCATCAGGCACTTCTTGATAAGACAAGACGCGTAGCGTCGGTATTGTGTTTTTGACAAATTTCGCCAATGTCGCTCTTAGCACGCCAGACGTTAGCAATACCGC includes:
- a CDS encoding protein-glutamate methylesterase/protein-glutamine glutaminase codes for the protein MAVKVLVVDDSSFFRRRVSEIINADPRMEVIDSAVNGKEAVEKTAQLKPDVVTMDVEMPVLDGISAVRQIMAQTPTPILMFSSLTHDGAKATLDALEAGALDFLPKKFEDIARNREEATSLLQQRVLEIARKRPLLRRATRPASTSGTGQTASPAGGVRTPARPASRPAVGTSSSSKAPARFTATGKRYQVMAIGTSTGGPVALQKVLTKLPANFPLPIILIQHMPATFTSAFAQRLNGLSKITVVEAKDGDTLKPGHAYLAPGGMQMMIDGRPGAARLKILDGGERMNYKPCVDVTFGSAAKIYGDKVLSMVLTGMGADGREGARMLKSAGATIWAQDEESCVVYGMPQAVAKAGISSEDLPLERIAERILVELNLK
- a CDS encoding protein phosphatase CheZ codes for the protein MINLDQAKQLVAYLENGEQDNANTLLTEIAKEARDPLFNEVGKLTRQLHDSITDFRLDPRVSDLANVDIPDARDRLTYVMQKTELAANKTMDSVERTMPIASELQDNLQAVRPNWNSLMRGEIALDEFKSLCHNIDELLTQVEGGATELHAHLTEILMAQDFQDLTGQVIRRVIELVQEVEQQLVEILTAFGMESAAIDAASAKKVDDTTDKSAPEGPVIHPEERDDVVHSQDDVDDLLSSLGF
- the flhF gene encoding flagellar biosynthesis protein FlhF, with amino-acid sequence MRAALSQVKEELGADAVIMSNKKVTGGVEIVAAVDADTEPMPDKPAPNAQQQSAQAYSQAHRQLADDQVQLRQRQQAGSRQNSHTKRPPRFSAMLDEYREQSQPAEPETEADSLSALLQRQQKQPARRSSPSGADDRPAALGRGYEPRRQLKSNNRSDWQNTTTKPNGGAASPPKPKLDPSRFEGRQSQASHQEIDAMRQEMASIRSLLEHQLSGLMWQEVERREPLRAMLIKRLERMGLSSELADQLACYIPEETPPNEAWQALLDLVADQVITVDENMLETGGVIALLGPTGVGKTTTIAKLAARAAMEFGPEDIALVTTDTFRIGAHEQLATYGRILGCPVKVAKDADELADILYQLRHRRLILLDTAGMGQRDLRLSEQLDTLMQNSGSHIRSLLVLPATSQRRVLQETIEHFRRIPLSGCVLTKLDESLSLGELLCVTIENALPVAYLADGQRVPEDIRQATGQFLVAKASDMLESGADQHSHFWNSDVPESNGADFYD
- a CDS encoding MinD/ParA family protein yields the protein MIETSMQDQASGLRRLTNPSRTKVITVTGGKGGVGKTNVTLGMAASMARQGKKVMVLDADLGLANVDVLLGLRAGKNLSHVLQGVCDLKDIILEGPHGMKIVPASSGLQGMTELTPAQHAGLIRAFGTLEEEVDVLLVDTAAGISDMVLSFSRAAQDVVIVVCDEPTSITDAYALIKVLSREHGVTRFKVVANMVRSYREGRDLFTKLTRVTERFLNANLELVACVPVDERVRQAVRKQKVVIDAFPRSPASLAMSALANKALTWPVPRNPGGHLEFFVERLLIKNDDAGELIRE
- a CDS encoding chemotaxis protein CheA, with the protein product MSFEMDEEILQDFLIEAGEILEQMSEQLVDLERAPDDADLLNSIFRGFHTVKGGAGFLGLNALVDTCHGAENVFDNLRNHGRELTSDVMDTILQALDTVNDQFAAVQNREEPVPADGALLEALHRYAKPASEDEAAAEASAPEPDPEPEPAPEPDPEPEPETPASDAASQDDGAISGDSVDEITQDEFDKLLDQLHGEGKAPTASDTQSSEKPEVVESTEADSGDITDDEFEKLLDDLHGAGKGPAASPSEGEESAPAAPAASDASTSASQSGSDELIDDDEFEKLLDDLHGKGKGPAAEADKAKADADKVDAQAKPEPKPEPAAPAKKASKPEPAKESTPKSAGAGGKAPAAAEKAPEKKPPAAPQQEQTVRVNTSTLDGIMNMVGELVLVRNRLVSLGQSSNDESMAKAVTNLDVVTADLQGAVMKTRMQPIKKVFGRFPRVVRDLSRSLEKEIVLEMQGEETDLDKNLVEALADPMVHLVRNSVDHGIEMPDEREKAGKPRVGTITLKASQEGDHILLTIADDGGGMDAEKLKSIAVERGVLDAEAAARLTNNEAYNLIFAPGFSTKTEVSDISGRGVGMDVVKTGITKLNGSINIDSELGRGTVLEIKVPLTLAILPTLMVGVGENPFAFPLSNVSEIISLDMSKTNTVDGQLTLIVRDKAIPIFFLQDWLCRSATDIDKTKGHVVIVQIAHQRIAFVVDTLFGQEEVVIKPLDELLQGTPGMAGATITSDGHIALILDVPNLLKHYAG
- the cheY gene encoding chemotaxis response regulator CheY gives rise to the protein MKILVVDDFSTMRRIVKNLLRDLGFNNTVEADDGLTALPILKKGGIDFVVTDWNMPGMQGIDLLKEIRKDGDLKHLPVLMITAEAKREQIVEAAQAGVNGYIVKPFTAATLKEKLDKIFERM
- a CDS encoding RNA polymerase sigma factor FliA, producing the protein MNRALTYSRTGADRQAVLERYSSLVKRIAHHLMGRLPPSVQVEDLIQAGMVGLLEAQQNYDPSKGASFETYAGIRIRGAMLDDMRRGDWVPRSVHKASRSISDAIASLEKALGRDPTDVEVAEKLDMSLEQYHQALNDVNCGRLIGMDDLGVSEDAFTTESHRNDNTPFQGVAEDSFKAALAAAIKSLPEREALVLSLYYDEELNLKEIGAVIGVSESRVCQIQSQATQRLRAKLSAWHSE